In Odocoileus virginianus isolate 20LAN1187 ecotype Illinois chromosome 15, Ovbor_1.2, whole genome shotgun sequence, a genomic segment contains:
- the LOC139038475 gene encoding acidic leucine-rich nuclear phosphoprotein 32 family member B, with amino-acid sequence MDMKRRIHLELRNRTPAAVRELVLDNCKSNDGKIEGLTAEFVNLEFLSLINVGLISVSNLPKLPKLKKLELSDNRICGGLDMLAEKLPNLTHLNLSGNKLKDISTLEPLKKVECLRSLDLFNCEVTNLNDYRESVFRLLPQLTYLDGYDREDREAPDSDAEVDGVDEDEDDEEGEDEDKEEDEDGEEEEFDDEEDDDEDEDVEGEEDEDEVSGEEEEFGQDGEVDEDDEDEDEDEDEDEEEEESGKGEKRKRETDDEGEDD; translated from the coding sequence atggaCATGAAGAGGAGGATCCACCTGGAGCTGAGGAACCGGACCCCGGCAGCTGTTCGAGAACTTGTCCTGGACAATTGCAAATCAAAtgatgggaaaattgagggccTAACAGCTGAATTTGTGAACTTAGAGTTCCTCAGTTTAATAAATGTAGGCTTGATTTCAGTTTCAAATCTTCCCAAACTACCTAAATTGAAAAAGCTTGAGCTCAGTGACAATAGAATCTGTGGAGGTCTGGATATGTTAGCAGAAAAACTTCCAAATCTTACACATCTAAACTTAAGTggaaataaactgaaagataTCAGCACCCTGGAACCTTTGAAAAAGGTGGAATGTCTGAGGAGCCTGGACCTGTTTAACTGTGAGGTCACTAACCTCAATGACTACCGAGAGAGTGTCTTCAGGCTCCTGCCCCAGCTGACCTATCTGGACGGCTATGACCGAGAGGATCGTGAAGCCCCAGATTCAGATGCCGAGGTGGATGGTGTGGATGAAGACGAGGATGATGAGGAAGGAGAAGATGAGGATAAGGAGGAGGATGAAGACGGCGAGGAAGAAGAGTTTGATGATGAAGAGGATGACGATGAAGATGAAGATGTAGAAGGGGAGGAGGATGAAGATGAAGTCAGTGGGGAGGAAGAAGAATTTGGACAAGATGGAGAAGTTGATGAAGATGATGAGGATgaggatgaagatgaagatgaagatgaagaagaggaagaaagcgGGAAAggtgaaaagaggaagagagaaacagatgatGAAGGAGAAGATGATTAA